A region from the Ctenopharyngodon idella isolate HZGC_01 chromosome 13, HZGC01, whole genome shotgun sequence genome encodes:
- the LOC127524732 gene encoding uncharacterized protein LOC127524732 isoform X1 — MLKHFKKRFKKKNPAKNKGEEVPLKDDEQKTQHAETSDAGEQESTADLRIASDSEDEEVNGDKALDILRKILSEYSNPEDLDKAAEVLKRWSKLNGVTIDKKEGSFPQNWFCEYLQEIDQFVENLIPTLPVEGAQGSQLEKLQVFLKNTQSKICFEVIRLTPVLEDAGLLVHLTDSYSRHLFTKLDLLLNRDLSVKETFCLIMWGKDIFFSSKLTVYDPLRLTGWIERTKQKLLLQLQNDISRTLENTLHYDEQHGHNEDSMDEETFIRVHMDVIQCLNHAILDAKKGGLTLMHAVQTLCSEELHGFAQKYVDTENKRLKKLKFTEKNSVYLFRIINTCMQLRCCATQINPDKNNSDDVSSTINMLQKLEDDALSTVQNIMESLAQDNLGSYFKKKNMDIDILMEAIHEQCSSLPETALEIKMMIVKIAYDCVSKVYLECLLKTNFRKLEKLWGNAEEKINEDVQRFHETFSELNGNVAQQNLLLQRMSEVLLHSDVDALKITCSVLFGDFPYESEQYVPGLLRWKGVLSERQVKEVLDAIPDRSPNHRPVTCSLSLCCFCCK; from the exons CAGGAGAACAGGAAAGCACAGCCGACTTAAGGATTGCATCTGATTCAGAGGATGAAGAAGTGAATGGCGATAAAGCGCTTGATATTCTCAGAAAGATTCTGAGTGAATATTCAAACCCTGAGGACCTTGACAAGGCAGCTGAGGTGTTAAAAAGATGGAGCAAACTGAATGGTGTTACCATAGACAAGAAAGAAGGCAGCTTCCCTCAAAACTGGTTCTGTGAGTATCTTCAAGAAATAGATCAGTTTGTGGAAAACCTTATTCCCACACTACCAGTAGAGGGAGCACAAGGATCTCAGTTAGAGAAGTTACAGGTCTTTCTAAAGAACACACAGAGCAAGATATGCTTTGAGGTGATTAGATTAACACCGGTACTGGAAGATGCTGGGCTGCTAGTTCATCTGACTGACAGTTACAGCCGTCATCTCTTTACCAAGTTGGACCTGCTGCTAAACAGAGATCTGTCTGTGAAGGAGACCTTCTGCTTAATAATGTGGGGAAAAGATATTTTCTTCAG CTCAAAACTGACAGTGTACGACCCGCTGCGGTTAACAGGATGGATTGAGAGAACAAAGCAGAAACTGCTTTTACAACTTCAG AATGACATCTCTAGGACTTTAGAGAACACCCTGCACTATGATGAGCAACATGGACATAATGAGGACTCAATGGATGAAGAAACGTTCATAAGAGTTCACATGGATGTCATTCAG TGCCTGAATCATGCTATTTTAGATGCTAAAAAAGGTGGTCTGACCTTGATGCATGCGGTACAAACACTCTGTAGTGAAGAACTGCATGGTTTTGCTCAGAA GTATGTGGATACTGAGAATAAACGTCTAAAAAAACTAAAGTTCACTGAGAAGAACTCTGTGTATCTGTTTCGGATCATCAACACTTGTATGCAACTCAG ATGTTGTGCTACACAAATCAATCCAGATAAAAACAACAGCGATGACGTCTCAAGCACTATAAACATGCTACAGAAACTGGAAGATGATGCTTTATCCACTGTACAAAATATCATGGAAAGCTTAGCACAG GACAATTTAGGAAGTTATTTCAAGAAAAAGAATATGGATATTGATATCCTGATGGAGGCAATCCACGAGCAGTGTTCATCTCTGCCTGAGACCGCCTTAGAGATCAAAATG ATGATTGTGAAAATAGCTTACGACTGTGTTTCCAAAGTGTACCTGGAATGCCTGTTGAAGACAAATTTCAGAAAGCTAGAGAAGCTTTGGGGAAATGCTGAGGAAAAGATAAACGAGGATGTTCAACGTTTTCACGAAACATTCTCTGAACTg AATGGCAATGTTGCCCAGCAAAACCTGCTCCTTCAGAGAATGAGTGAAGTTTTGCTTCACAGTGATGTAGATGCACTGAAGATTACCTGTAGTGTTTTGTTTGGAGATTTCCCATATGAGAG TGAGCAGTATGTACCTGGTCTGCTGCGCTGGAAGGGGGTGTTATCAGAGCGACAGGTGAAGGAAGTACTGGATGCAATCCCGGACCGGTCTCCAAATCATAGACCTGTTACCTGTTCTTTGAgcctttgttgtttttgttgtaaatag